In Trichocoleus desertorum NBK24, the following are encoded in one genomic region:
- the rplB gene encoding 50S ribosomal protein L2 — MGIRSYRPYTPGTRQRTVSDFDEITRSEPEKSLTVSVHRAKGRNNRGVITTRHRGGGHKRLYRIVDFRRDKRSIQARVVSIEYDPNRNARIALLHYRDGEKRYILHPLGLKVGTVIVAGPDSPIEVGNALPLSNVPLGTSVHNVELAPGKGGQIVRAAGASAQVVAKEGAFVTLKLPSGEVRLIRRECYATIGQVGNAEARNISLGKAGRKRHLGRRPQVRGSVMNPVDHPHGGGEGRAPIGRSGPVTPWGKPTLGYKTRKKRKLSDALIVRRRRKSSKRGRGGRES, encoded by the coding sequence ATGGGCATCCGTTCTTATCGGCCATATACCCCTGGAACTCGCCAGCGTACCGTCTCAGACTTCGATGAGATTACACGTAGCGAGCCAGAAAAATCTTTAACAGTTTCAGTTCACCGCGCCAAAGGTCGGAACAATCGGGGTGTAATTACCACTCGCCATCGGGGTGGTGGTCACAAACGCCTTTACCGTATTGTTGATTTTCGTCGTGACAAGCGCAGTATTCAGGCACGGGTTGTATCGATCGAATACGATCCCAACCGCAATGCTCGCATTGCCCTGCTCCATTATCGCGATGGCGAAAAGCGTTACATTCTTCATCCCCTAGGTCTCAAAGTCGGCACTGTAATAGTTGCTGGCCCTGATTCGCCGATTGAGGTTGGTAATGCTCTACCCCTGAGCAACGTTCCCCTAGGTACTAGCGTCCATAACGTTGAGTTGGCACCAGGCAAAGGCGGACAAATTGTCCGGGCTGCCGGAGCTAGTGCTCAGGTTGTCGCTAAAGAGGGAGCTTTTGTCACTCTGAAGCTGCCTTCTGGTGAAGTTCGCTTGATTCGCCGCGAGTGCTACGCCACGATTGGTCAGGTAGGCAATGCCGAAGCTAGAAATATCAGCTTGGGTAAAGCAGGCCGTAAGCGACACCTAGGACGTAGACCCCAAGTTCGAGGCAGTGTCATGAACCCAGTGGATCACCCACATGGTGGTGGTGAGGGTCGCGCTCCTATTGGTAGAAGCGGGCCTGTCACTCCTTGGGGTAAGCCAACTCTGGGATACAAGACTCGTAAGAAGCGGAAACTAAGCGATGCCTTGATCGTCCGTCGCCGTCGTAAGTCTTCCAAGCGGGGTCGTGGCGGTCGGGAGTCCTAA
- a CDS encoding 50S ribosomal protein L23: protein MTKANPRSLADLIRRPLVTEKATRLLEDNKYTFEVAPQATKPQIKAAIQELFEVRVIGVNTQRPPLKQRRVGKFMGHRPQYKRAIVTLAAGDSITLFPEV, encoded by the coding sequence GTGACTAAGGCTAATCCTCGCTCCCTAGCAGACTTGATTCGCCGTCCTCTGGTAACTGAGAAGGCAACTCGACTGCTAGAGGACAACAAATACACCTTTGAAGTTGCTCCTCAAGCGACTAAGCCACAAATCAAAGCGGCGATCCAAGAACTATTTGAAGTCCGCGTCATTGGTGTTAATACCCAAAGACCTCCTTTAAAGCAGCGTCGAGTTGGTAAGTTTATGGGTCATCGCCCCCAGTACAAGCGGGCGATCGTAACTCTAGCAGCAGGGGATTCTATCACTCTGTTTCCTGAAGTTTAG